One region of Streptomyces sp. CG4 genomic DNA includes:
- a CDS encoding acyl-CoA synthetase produces MSTPPAGFWAQAAQHPDRTVLVAPDGEEWTAGRLHGAANRLVHGLRAAGLQRGDAFAVVLPNGVEFVTAYLAATQAGLYLVPVNHHLVGPEIAWIVADSGAKVLIAHERFTDAARAAADEAGLPATHRYAVGAVAGFRPYAELLGGQPESAPTGRELGWVMNYTSGTTGRPRGIRRPLPGRAPEEAYLGGFLGIFGIKPFDDNVHLVCSPLYHTAVLQFAGASLHIGHRLVLMDKWTPEEMLRRIDTHRCTHTHMVPTQFHRLLALPDAVKARYDVSSMRHAIHGAAPCPDHVKRAMIDWWGHCVEEYYAASEGGGAFATAEDWLKKPGTVGKAWPISELAVFGDDGNRLPPGELGTVYMKMSTGGFSYHKDEAKTRKNRIGDFFTVGDLGHLDEDGYLFLRDRKIDMIISGGVNIYPAEIESVLLSHPAVADAAAFGIPHDDWGEEVKAVVEPAPGHDPGPALAAALLDHCAGRLAGYKRPRSVDFIAEMPRDPNGKLYKRRLRDPYWEGRTRAV; encoded by the coding sequence GTGAGCACGCCCCCCGCCGGTTTCTGGGCCCAGGCCGCCCAGCACCCCGACCGCACGGTCCTCGTCGCCCCCGACGGAGAGGAGTGGACCGCCGGACGACTGCACGGCGCCGCCAACCGGCTCGTCCACGGGCTGCGCGCGGCCGGCCTGCAGCGCGGCGACGCCTTCGCCGTCGTCCTGCCGAACGGCGTCGAGTTCGTCACCGCCTATCTGGCCGCCACCCAGGCCGGCCTCTATCTGGTCCCGGTCAACCACCACCTCGTCGGACCCGAGATCGCCTGGATCGTCGCCGACTCCGGTGCCAAGGTGCTCATCGCCCACGAGCGGTTCACCGACGCCGCCCGCGCTGCCGCCGACGAGGCGGGCCTGCCAGCCACCCACCGGTACGCGGTCGGCGCGGTCGCCGGCTTCCGCCCGTACGCCGAACTCCTGGGCGGACAACCGGAGTCGGCGCCCACCGGCCGCGAACTCGGCTGGGTCATGAACTACACCTCCGGTACGACGGGACGCCCGCGCGGCATCCGCCGCCCGCTGCCCGGCAGGGCGCCCGAGGAGGCCTACCTGGGCGGCTTCCTCGGGATCTTCGGCATCAAGCCGTTCGACGACAACGTCCACCTGGTCTGCTCGCCGCTCTACCACACGGCCGTCCTGCAGTTCGCGGGCGCGTCCCTGCACATCGGCCACCGGCTGGTGTTGATGGACAAGTGGACCCCCGAGGAGATGCTCCGCCGCATCGACACCCACCGGTGCACCCACACCCATATGGTCCCGACCCAGTTCCACCGTCTGCTGGCCCTCCCGGACGCGGTCAAGGCTCGCTACGACGTCTCGTCGATGCGGCACGCCATCCACGGCGCCGCCCCCTGCCCCGATCACGTCAAGCGCGCCATGATCGACTGGTGGGGGCACTGTGTGGAGGAGTACTACGCGGCCAGCGAGGGCGGCGGCGCCTTCGCCACCGCCGAGGACTGGCTGAAGAAGCCCGGCACCGTCGGCAAGGCCTGGCCCATCAGCGAACTCGCGGTCTTCGGCGACGACGGCAACCGGCTCCCGCCCGGCGAACTCGGCACCGTCTACATGAAGATGAGCACCGGAGGCTTCTCGTACCACAAGGACGAGGCCAAGACCCGCAAGAACCGCATCGGCGACTTCTTCACCGTCGGCGACCTCGGCCACCTCGACGAGGACGGCTATCTCTTCCTCCGCGACCGCAAGATCGACATGATCATCTCCGGCGGGGTCAACATCTACCCGGCCGAGATCGAGTCCGTACTGCTCTCGCACCCGGCCGTCGCCGACGCGGCCGCCTTCGGCATCCCGCACGACGACTGGGGCGAGGAGGTCAAGGCCGTGGTCGAACCGGCACCCGGCCACGACCCCGGCCCGGCCCTCGCCGCCGCCCTGCTCGACCACTGCGCGGGCCGACTCGCCGGCTACAAGCGGCCCAGGAGCGTCGACTTCATCGCCGAGATGCCCCGCGACCCCAACGGCAAGCTGTACAAGCGGCGGTTGCGGGATCCGTACTGGGAAGGGCGTACGCGGGCGGTGTGA
- a CDS encoding AAA family ATPase — translation MATEPRQPITEQRTLIERQRELQALDAAFRELRSATDGVPRARRRGLVAFTGPAGLGKTALVTEARARAAARGFTVLSGRGGETEQGSAFRVVRQLVQPSLAAMDGAELRSFLGSWYNIVAAVLGLEARGPSPAPDPTGVREGLDWVMTRLTVKKAPVVLLLDDLHWADAESLSWLASFAPRVENLPLLIVVAYRPDELPPEAGELRAWVGDQGDRPRDLALLTADGVARIVRNEIGENAEDQFCKECWSATGGSPFETVELAIGLGERKLTGTGDDLPAMRELAAAIKGPGLIERLQRLDTATVRFAQTAAVLGSPFSPQLAASIAVLGDEAVTEAIQALRTARILADGHGPGGELEFLHPLIATTIYRSIRTGFRVGLHNTAAQTVLAAGYGPTAAARHLLEVPCEGSPETVACLREAAREYLRAGATEAARRLLTRALQEPPLPEDRAALLHELACATFLIEPPATVRYLRQALAEPDVDPDLRASIVFRLTQALAHTDQLAEAVAVAAEEARAAVNPRVKLRLQADQFVWSMVRTDDPDSPARSRTLARLAEKLPGRGLEERYILGLRAWDAVKRGEPRQTALTYAGKALRGGMSWTDENHGFEVPVSVALVFMYGDQPRRAEELFHKGIAECAAKGWRGSHLALGQALAGYIGYHRGCLAEAEDLVRDGLRIANTVAGAVPAQWFAVGILIQTLLARGRITEARALADEHHFGETPPNAVIYPDPRTVYAELLLAEGRHAEAAKLSSAVGDWLDQRAWRNPAWCPWQLRLASALVPTAPDEAVAHAREAVRRARDFGAASIIGQALHTLAEVTGGQAALDLYAQAVDQLEQSPAAYELARAQIGHGAALSRNGRLQEAADRLYQGLEGAVHCGAEALAVRAREELSAAGLRPLPLRYVQADTLTGQERRTAELTARGHPVAVIAKELRLTEQGVRQLLSSVYRKIGTDAAGLPGFLESCPRHRP, via the coding sequence ATGGCGACGGAGCCGCGGCAACCGATCACCGAGCAACGAACGTTGATCGAGCGCCAGCGGGAACTTCAGGCCCTCGACGCCGCGTTCCGGGAGCTGCGGAGTGCCACGGACGGTGTGCCGCGGGCGCGGCGCAGGGGGCTGGTCGCCTTCACCGGGCCGGCCGGACTGGGCAAGACGGCACTTGTCACGGAAGCCCGTGCCCGGGCCGCGGCCCGCGGGTTCACGGTGCTGTCGGGCAGGGGCGGGGAGACCGAGCAGGGGTCGGCGTTCCGTGTGGTGCGCCAGTTGGTGCAGCCCTCGCTGGCCGCCATGGACGGGGCGGAGCTCCGCTCCTTCCTGGGAAGTTGGTACAACATCGTCGCCGCCGTGCTCGGCCTCGAAGCGCGCGGCCCCTCCCCCGCACCGGATCCGACCGGGGTCCGCGAAGGTCTCGACTGGGTCATGACGCGCCTCACGGTGAAGAAGGCGCCTGTCGTCCTGCTCCTGGACGACCTGCACTGGGCGGATGCCGAGTCCCTGAGCTGGCTCGCCTCCTTCGCACCACGAGTCGAGAACCTTCCGCTGCTGATCGTGGTCGCCTACCGGCCCGACGAGTTGCCGCCGGAGGCGGGCGAACTCCGCGCGTGGGTCGGAGACCAGGGGGACCGCCCCCGTGACCTGGCGCTGCTCACCGCCGACGGCGTGGCGCGGATCGTCAGGAACGAAATCGGCGAGAACGCCGAGGATCAGTTCTGCAAGGAATGCTGGTCGGCGACCGGAGGCAGCCCGTTCGAGACGGTGGAACTCGCGATCGGGCTCGGCGAGCGGAAACTCACCGGCACCGGGGACGACCTGCCCGCGATGCGTGAGCTCGCCGCGGCGATCAAGGGCCCGGGGCTGATCGAGCGTCTGCAACGGCTCGACACGGCGACCGTCCGTTTCGCGCAGACCGCCGCCGTGCTGGGTTCGCCGTTCTCGCCCCAGCTCGCGGCGAGCATCGCGGTGCTCGGCGACGAGGCCGTCACCGAGGCGATCCAGGCCTTGCGTACGGCCCGGATCCTTGCCGACGGCCACGGCCCCGGAGGGGAGCTGGAATTCCTTCACCCGCTGATCGCCACGACGATCTACCGGTCCATCCGCACGGGCTTCCGGGTCGGTCTGCACAACACCGCGGCTCAGACCGTGCTGGCCGCGGGATACGGCCCCACCGCCGCGGCCCGGCATCTGCTGGAGGTCCCGTGCGAGGGCAGTCCCGAGACGGTCGCGTGTCTGCGCGAGGCCGCGCGCGAGTACCTCCGCGCCGGGGCGACCGAGGCCGCCCGACGGCTGCTGACCCGCGCGTTGCAAGAGCCGCCCCTGCCCGAGGACCGTGCCGCGCTCCTGCACGAACTCGCGTGCGCCACGTTCCTGATCGAGCCCCCGGCCACGGTGCGGTATCTCCGCCAGGCGCTGGCGGAGCCCGACGTCGACCCGGATCTGCGTGCCTCCATCGTCTTTCGGCTCACGCAGGCTCTGGCGCACACCGATCAGCTGGCCGAGGCCGTGGCGGTGGCCGCCGAGGAGGCGCGCGCGGCCGTGAATCCGCGCGTCAAACTGCGCTTGCAGGCCGATCAGTTCGTCTGGAGCATGGTCCGCACCGACGACCCCGACTCACCCGCCCGCTCCCGGACACTGGCCCGTCTCGCCGAGAAGTTGCCCGGCCGCGGTCTGGAGGAGCGCTACATCCTGGGACTGCGGGCCTGGGACGCCGTCAAGCGCGGCGAACCGCGGCAGACCGCCCTCACGTATGCCGGGAAGGCCCTGCGCGGCGGCATGAGCTGGACGGACGAGAACCACGGATTCGAGGTGCCCGTCTCGGTCGCCCTGGTGTTCATGTACGGCGACCAGCCGCGACGGGCCGAGGAGTTGTTCCACAAGGGAATCGCGGAGTGCGCGGCCAAGGGCTGGCGCGGCTCGCACCTGGCACTCGGCCAGGCCCTCGCCGGCTACATCGGCTACCACCGGGGCTGCCTGGCCGAGGCCGAGGATCTCGTACGGGACGGTCTGCGCATCGCCAACACGGTGGCAGGGGCCGTGCCCGCCCAGTGGTTCGCCGTCGGCATCCTGATCCAGACCCTGCTGGCCCGTGGACGCATCACCGAGGCACGGGCACTCGCCGACGAACACCACTTCGGCGAGACGCCTCCGAACGCCGTCATCTATCCCGACCCCCGCACCGTGTACGCGGAACTGCTCCTGGCAGAGGGACGGCACGCCGAGGCGGCGAAGCTGTCGTCCGCGGTCGGGGACTGGCTGGACCAACGGGCCTGGCGGAACCCGGCCTGGTGCCCGTGGCAGCTCCGGCTCGCGTCCGCGCTGGTCCCCACCGCCCCGGACGAAGCGGTCGCCCACGCCCGGGAGGCCGTGCGGCGTGCCCGGGACTTCGGTGCCGCCTCCATCATCGGCCAGGCCCTGCACACCCTCGCCGAGGTGACCGGCGGACAAGCGGCACTCGACCTGTACGCGCAGGCCGTCGACCAACTGGAGCAGTCGCCCGCCGCCTACGAACTCGCCCGCGCCCAGATCGGCCACGGCGCCGCACTGTCCCGCAACGGGCGGCTGCAGGAGGCGGCCGATCGCCTCTACCAAGGTCTGGAAGGCGCGGTGCACTGCGGCGCCGAGGCACTCGCCGTCCGCGCCAGGGAAGAGCTCTCCGCGGCCGGACTGCGCCCCCTGCCGCTGCGCTACGTGCAGGCCGACACCCTGACCGGGCAGGAACGCCGTACCGCCGAACTGACCGCCCGGGGACACCCGGTGGCGGTCATCGCGAAGGAACTGCGCCTCACCGAGCAAGGCGTGCGGCAGTTGCTGTCCAGCGTCTATCGCAAGATCGGCACGGACGCCGCCGGCCTCCCCGGATTCCTGGAGAGCTGTCCTCGCCATCGCCCTTGA
- a CDS encoding (-)-alpha-amorphene synthase yields the protein MTTLSTTHEEITVRLPEELPVANLRDLIDTHLHMPFPFLRNPLESRAAAGVDAWLSVWGLTHEPGVAAMIARTRPAELASYNSPTMDSGLLQIVANQIAYQFVFDDRAEVVGRRSPGRLLPMLCESIAILRDGRPPSTPLGAALADLHRQVQERCTPAQAARWAWKSSEYVHGLMYEAVAQAHPFLLRTRDCTSIRSLTAGVEPFHPLCEAAQPHELSPAELHHPVVRRLGRLSADAAVWIPDLFSVVKEQRAGEMINLALAYQREHRCSVQAAVLLAIEEINGTIEEFQRLYAEIEPELSPAGVGYVEGMIGWIRGCYYWSRTVPRYADVTSVPAVP from the coding sequence GTGACCACGTTGTCGACGACGCATGAGGAAATCACCGTCCGCCTACCGGAGGAGTTGCCGGTCGCCAATCTCAGGGACCTGATCGACACCCACCTCCACATGCCATTCCCTTTTCTGCGCAACCCCCTTGAATCCCGTGCCGCGGCCGGAGTCGACGCATGGCTGAGCGTGTGGGGGCTGACCCACGAACCAGGTGTGGCGGCGATGATCGCCCGTACGCGCCCCGCCGAGCTCGCTTCCTACAACAGCCCCACCATGGACTCCGGACTCCTCCAGATCGTGGCCAATCAGATCGCCTATCAGTTCGTCTTCGACGACCGTGCGGAGGTCGTCGGCCGGCGCTCACCGGGCAGGCTGCTGCCCATGCTGTGCGAAAGCATCGCGATTCTGCGGGACGGCCGGCCGCCGAGCACTCCCCTCGGCGCGGCTCTGGCCGACCTCCACCGGCAGGTCCAGGAACGGTGCACCCCCGCCCAGGCCGCGCGGTGGGCCTGGAAGAGCAGTGAATACGTGCACGGCCTGATGTACGAAGCGGTGGCCCAGGCCCACCCCTTCCTCCTGCGTACCCGGGACTGCACCTCGATACGGTCGCTGACCGCGGGCGTCGAGCCGTTCCATCCCTTGTGCGAGGCCGCGCAGCCCCATGAACTGTCCCCCGCCGAACTCCACCATCCCGTCGTACGGCGACTGGGCCGGCTGTCGGCCGACGCGGCGGTGTGGATACCCGACCTGTTCTCCGTGGTGAAAGAGCAGCGTGCGGGCGAAATGATCAACCTGGCCCTGGCGTACCAACGCGAGCACCGGTGCTCGGTGCAGGCCGCCGTCCTTCTGGCCATCGAGGAGATCAATGGGACGATCGAGGAGTTCCAGAGGCTCTACGCGGAGATCGAACCGGAATTGAGCCCCGCGGGTGTCGGCTACGTGGAGGGCATGATCGGCTGGATTCGCGGGTGCTACTACTGGTCCCGCACCGTGCCGCGCTACGCGGATGTGACGTCGGTGCCCGCCGTGCCGTAA
- a CDS encoding cytochrome P450 gives MSRAVPEQKRTWTTGTAPGIFPLLGHGIAFYRRPLAFLNSLPAHGDLVEIRLGPQRAWMVCHPELTHEVLMDPHTFDKGGPLYDRLGKLMGDGLVTCRQPAHRDKRRLLQPGFRPSHVAAYTDLVTEEAESVCDTWPAGRVVPVTEAMMTLTARVISRVLLSDALDDAATAEVRDCLTDVVRGLFVRTVVPIDALFRLPTPANRRYRRALSRLHAIIDTAIAERRRGAERDDILGTLLAATRGDGKAAAISDQDVHDHLITLLLTGVEAPALCLADAFSLLARHPEAERRLHAELDAVLPGGRRPGPDDLPHLVQTRCVVSETLRHSSPGWLFTRVTTRETELAGCRLPAGATVLYSPYLLHHDPSSFPDPERFDPDRWLPGQLTAAQRRAMIPFSAGNRKCLGDEFAMVEATLALATLAGRRRLRHVPGYVAQKPRPAITLGPRSLVMACEARSHGPSDAPPPTPSPAPRAVAAPSASDSRTAGDHVVDDA, from the coding sequence ATGAGCCGTGCTGTGCCTGAACAGAAACGAACGTGGACGACAGGTACTGCTCCCGGCATATTCCCACTCCTCGGCCACGGTATCGCCTTCTACCGTCGGCCGCTGGCGTTTCTGAATTCTTTGCCCGCGCACGGGGATCTGGTCGAAATACGGTTGGGCCCCCAGCGCGCCTGGATGGTGTGCCACCCGGAGCTGACCCACGAGGTCCTCATGGATCCGCACACCTTCGACAAGGGGGGCCCGCTGTACGACCGGCTCGGGAAGCTGATGGGGGACGGTCTCGTCACCTGCCGCCAGCCGGCGCACCGGGACAAGCGCAGGCTGCTGCAGCCCGGCTTCCGTCCCTCGCACGTCGCCGCGTACACGGACCTCGTCACCGAAGAGGCCGAGTCGGTGTGCGACACATGGCCGGCGGGTCGGGTGGTTCCCGTCACCGAGGCGATGATGACCCTCACGGCCCGCGTGATCAGCCGTGTGCTCCTCTCCGACGCGCTGGACGACGCGGCGACGGCCGAGGTGCGGGACTGTCTCACCGACGTCGTCCGTGGCCTCTTCGTCCGCACGGTCGTACCGATCGACGCCCTGTTCCGCCTCCCCACACCCGCCAACCGCCGCTACCGGCGCGCGCTCTCCCGGCTGCACGCCATCATCGACACGGCGATCGCGGAGCGCCGCCGGGGCGCCGAGCGCGACGACATTCTGGGAACGCTGCTGGCGGCCACGCGCGGCGACGGCAAAGCGGCGGCGATCTCCGACCAGGACGTCCACGACCACCTGATCACGCTGCTGCTCACCGGCGTCGAGGCCCCGGCCCTGTGCCTGGCCGACGCCTTCAGCCTGCTCGCCCGCCATCCGGAGGCGGAGCGCCGCCTGCATGCCGAGCTGGACGCCGTCCTTCCCGGAGGCCGCCGGCCCGGCCCGGACGATCTGCCGCATCTGGTCCAGACCCGGTGCGTCGTCTCCGAGACGCTGCGCCACTCGTCGCCCGGCTGGCTCTTCACCCGCGTCACCACCAGGGAGACGGAACTCGCCGGATGCCGGCTGCCCGCGGGAGCCACCGTTCTGTACAGCCCCTACCTGCTGCACCACGATCCCTCGTCGTTCCCCGACCCCGAGCGTTTCGACCCCGATCGCTGGCTGCCGGGACAGCTCACCGCCGCACAGCGCCGCGCGATGATCCCGTTCTCCGCGGGCAACCGCAAATGTCTCGGTGACGAGTTCGCCATGGTGGAGGCCACCCTGGCACTCGCGACGCTTGCCGGGCGCCGGCGGCTGCGGCATGTGCCCGGGTACGTGGCACAGAAACCGCGTCCCGCGATCACACTGGGCCCACGCTCCCTGGTGATGGCCTGCGAAGCCCGGTCGCACGGGCCGTCGGACGCACCGCCTCCCACCCCCTCGCCCGCGCCCCGAGCGGTGGCTGCCCCCAGCGCATCGGATTCCCGAACGGCAGGTGACCACGTTGTCGACGACGCATGA
- a CDS encoding acyl-CoA synthetase, translating to MTQGHGSTVDGVLRRSARRTPARLAVEYGARRWTYEELDDAVSRAASVLLAQGLAPGDRVGAYGHNSDAYLIAFLACARAGLVHVPVNQSLTGDDLAYLVGQSGSSLVLADPALAVRLPDGVRTLPLRDAEGSLLARLADAPPYDGPEPRTDDLVQLLYTSGTTALPKGAMMTHRALVHEYLSAITALDLSAGDRPAHALPLYHSAQMHVFLLPYLAVGATSIILDAPDGDRLFDLVEAGRVDSLFAPPTVWIGLAGRPDFATRDLDGLRKAYYGASVMPVPVLERLRARLPRLAFYNCFGQSEIGPLATVLGPDEHEGRLDSCGRTVLFVDARVVDDKGDDVPDGTPGEIVYRSPQLCEGYWDKPEETAEAFRDGWFHSGDLAVRDAEGYFTIVDRVKDVINSGGVLVASRQVEDALYAHDSVAEAAVIGLPDERWIEAVTAVVVPRGEVTENQLIAHVKEKLAPFKAPKQVLFVTELPRNASGKILKRELRDRFSG from the coding sequence ATGACGCAGGGACACGGCAGCACGGTCGACGGGGTGCTGCGGCGCAGCGCCCGGCGCACTCCGGCCCGCCTCGCGGTGGAGTACGGCGCGCGCCGCTGGACGTACGAGGAACTCGACGACGCCGTCTCCCGCGCGGCCTCGGTACTGCTCGCCCAGGGCCTCGCCCCCGGCGACCGGGTCGGCGCCTACGGCCACAACTCCGACGCCTACCTCATCGCCTTCCTCGCCTGCGCCCGGGCGGGCCTGGTCCATGTACCGGTCAACCAGAGCCTGACCGGGGACGACCTGGCGTATCTGGTGGGCCAGTCCGGCAGCAGCCTCGTCCTCGCCGACCCGGCCCTCGCCGTCCGACTCCCGGACGGCGTACGGACGTTGCCGCTGCGGGACGCCGAGGGCTCCCTCCTCGCCCGGCTGGCGGACGCCCCGCCGTACGACGGGCCCGAACCCCGCACCGACGACCTGGTGCAGCTGCTGTACACCTCCGGTACGACCGCCCTGCCCAAGGGCGCGATGATGACCCACCGGGCCCTCGTGCACGAGTATCTGAGCGCCATCACGGCCCTCGATCTGAGCGCCGGCGACCGGCCGGCACATGCGCTGCCGCTGTACCACTCGGCCCAGATGCATGTGTTCCTGCTGCCGTACCTCGCCGTCGGCGCGACCAGCATCATCCTGGACGCGCCCGACGGGGACCGGCTGTTCGACCTCGTCGAGGCGGGCCGCGTGGACAGTCTGTTCGCGCCGCCCACGGTGTGGATCGGCCTGGCGGGCCGGCCCGACTTCGCCACCCGTGACCTCGACGGCCTGCGCAAGGCCTACTACGGTGCGTCGGTCATGCCCGTCCCGGTCCTGGAACGGCTGCGCGCACGCCTGCCGCGGCTCGCCTTCTACAACTGCTTCGGGCAGAGCGAGATCGGCCCGCTCGCCACGGTGCTCGGACCCGACGAACACGAGGGCCGGCTGGACTCCTGCGGCCGGACCGTGCTGTTCGTGGACGCCCGGGTCGTGGACGACAAGGGCGACGACGTGCCCGACGGCACCCCCGGTGAGATCGTCTACCGCTCACCGCAGTTGTGCGAGGGCTACTGGGACAAGCCCGAGGAGACCGCCGAGGCCTTCCGGGACGGCTGGTTCCACTCCGGCGACCTCGCGGTGCGCGACGCCGAGGGCTACTTCACCATCGTGGACCGGGTGAAGGACGTCATCAACTCCGGTGGCGTCCTGGTGGCTTCACGCCAGGTCGAGGACGCGCTGTACGCCCACGACTCCGTGGCCGAGGCGGCCGTGATCGGCCTGCCCGACGAGCGGTGGATCGAGGCGGTCACCGCGGTCGTCGTCCCGCGCGGCGAAGTGACGGAGAATCAGCTCATCGCCCACGTGAAGGAGAAGCTCGCGCCCTTCAAGGCGCCCAAGCAGGTGCTGTTCGTAACCGAGTTGCCGCGCAACGCCAGCGGAAAGATCCTCAAGCGCGAACTGCGCGACCGCTTCAGCGGTTAG
- the paaK gene encoding phenylacetate--CoA ligase PaaK gives MADATDLLDAGERLGPEELRELQLERLRTSLRHAYDHVPFYRASFDKAGVRPEDCRSLADLTRFPFTTKADLRENYPYGMFAVPREQIRRLHASSGTTGRPTVVGYTDNDLSMWADMVARSIRAAGGRPGDIVHVAYGYGLFTGGLGAHYGAERLGCTVVPASGGMTARQVQLIQDLQPAVIMVTPSYMLTLLDEFERQGVDPRGTSLRVGVFGAEPWTEQMRREIEERFAIDAVDIYGLSEVIGPGVAQECVETKDGLTIWEDHFYPEVVDPITGEVLPEGEPGELVFTSLTKEAMPIIRYRTRDLTRLLPGTARVFRRMEKVTGRSDDMVILRGVNLFPTQIEEIVLRTPGVAPHFQLRLTREGRLDRLTVRAEARPDAGPEAREAAARSIVAAVKDGIGVSVDVEIVEPESLERSVGKIRRIVDLRQPDAG, from the coding sequence ATGGCGGATGCGACGGACCTGCTCGACGCGGGCGAGCGGCTCGGGCCCGAGGAGCTGCGGGAACTTCAGCTGGAGCGGCTGCGCACCTCGCTCCGGCACGCCTATGACCACGTGCCGTTCTACCGCGCGTCCTTCGACAAGGCAGGTGTCCGCCCCGAGGACTGCCGCTCCCTCGCCGATCTGACGCGTTTCCCCTTCACGACCAAGGCCGACCTCCGGGAGAACTACCCGTACGGCATGTTCGCCGTGCCGCGCGAGCAAATCCGCCGGCTGCACGCCTCCAGCGGCACCACCGGACGCCCCACGGTGGTCGGCTATACGGACAACGACCTTTCCATGTGGGCCGACATGGTGGCGCGGTCGATCCGGGCGGCCGGCGGGCGGCCCGGTGACATCGTGCATGTGGCCTACGGCTATGGGCTGTTCACCGGTGGGCTGGGCGCCCACTATGGTGCCGAGCGCCTGGGCTGTACGGTCGTCCCGGCCTCCGGCGGTATGACGGCCCGGCAGGTGCAGCTGATCCAGGATCTTCAGCCTGCCGTCATCATGGTGACCCCGTCCTACATGCTCACGCTGCTGGACGAGTTCGAGCGGCAGGGCGTGGACCCGCGCGGCACCTCGTTGCGTGTGGGCGTCTTCGGGGCCGAGCCCTGGACCGAGCAGATGCGGCGCGAGATCGAGGAGCGGTTCGCGATCGACGCCGTCGACATCTACGGGCTGAGCGAGGTGATCGGCCCGGGTGTGGCTCAGGAGTGCGTGGAGACCAAGGACGGGCTGACGATCTGGGAGGACCACTTCTATCCGGAGGTGGTTGATCCGATCACGGGTGAGGTGCTGCCGGAGGGCGAGCCGGGCGAGCTGGTGTTCACCTCGCTGACCAAGGAGGCCATGCCGATCATCCGGTACCGCACCCGGGATCTGACCCGGCTGCTGCCCGGTACGGCGCGGGTGTTCCGGCGGATGGAGAAGGTCACCGGGCGCAGTGACGACATGGTGATCCTGCGCGGGGTCAATCTGTTCCCGACCCAGATCGAGGAGATCGTGCTCCGCACGCCCGGCGTGGCGCCGCACTTCCAGCTCCGGCTGACCCGGGAGGGCCGGCTGGACCGGCTGACCGTCCGGGCCGAAGCCCGTCCGGACGCGGGCCCGGAGGCTCGGGAGGCGGCGGCCCGGTCCATCGTCGCGGCCGTGAAGGACGGCATCGGGGTGTCCGTGGACGTGGAGATCGTGGAGCCGGAGTCGCTGGAGCGTTCGGTCGGCAAGATCCGCCGGATCGTGGACCTGCGCCAGCCGGACGCGGGATAG